The following proteins come from a genomic window of Verrucomicrobiota bacterium:
- a CDS encoding PAS domain S-box protein — protein sequence MKEYVRLTKAALIERLKALEEMAVANELQQIQRSTERKQTQAALRDSESRLRAILDTAVEGIITIDEHGSIESFNPAAERIFGYSSEEIIGQNVSHLMPAPYRQEHDAYIANYLRTGRAKIIGIGREVVGRRKDGTIFPMDLAVSEVRLADRRLFTGFVRDITERKRLEQEILEISGHEQRRIGQDLHDGLCQQLAGIELLSQVLEQKLEVKSPTEAARAAEIARHVRQAITHTRNLARGLSPVELEANGLSSALLELASNVEKLFKVDCGFQGDESVLVPNNSVATHVYRIAQEAINNAIKHGKARNILITLKPVDGNICLTVADDGIGFSKESTQSTGMGLQIMNYRAGMIGASLEIRRANGRGTTVTCSFRQPL from the coding sequence ATGAAAGAGTACGTTCGTCTGACCAAAGCCGCTTTGATTGAACGGCTGAAAGCGCTCGAAGAAATGGCCGTCGCCAACGAACTGCAACAAATCCAACGCTCGACCGAACGCAAACAGACGCAAGCCGCATTGCGAGACAGCGAGTCGCGGCTGCGCGCCATCCTCGACACCGCCGTGGAAGGCATCATCACCATCGACGAGCACGGAAGCATCGAGTCCTTCAACCCGGCGGCCGAGCGGATTTTTGGCTATTCGTCGGAAGAAATCATCGGCCAAAACGTCAGTCATCTCATGCCGGCCCCGTACCGGCAGGAACACGATGCTTACATCGCCAACTACCTGCGGACCGGCAGAGCGAAAATCATCGGCATCGGTCGCGAAGTGGTGGGCCGACGCAAGGATGGAACCATTTTTCCAATGGACCTGGCCGTCAGTGAAGTCCGGCTCGCCGACCGCCGCCTGTTCACCGGATTCGTCCGCGACATCACGGAGCGCAAACGGTTGGAGCAGGAGATTCTTGAAATCAGCGGTCACGAACAGCGGCGCATCGGCCAGGACCTGCACGACGGTTTGTGCCAGCAACTCGCGGGGATAGAATTATTGAGTCAGGTGCTGGAGCAAAAACTCGAAGTCAAATCTCCAACTGAAGCCGCCCGGGCCGCTGAAATCGCCCGGCACGTTCGCCAAGCCATCACGCACACTCGCAACCTGGCTCGCGGACTTTCGCCGGTTGAGCTTGAGGCCAACGGCCTCAGCTCCGCCTTGCTCGAGTTGGCGTCGAATGTGGAGAAACTGTTCAAGGTTGATTGCGGTTTCCAGGGCGACGAATCCGTCCTCGTGCCGAACAATTCTGTGGCCACACATGTCTATCGCATCGCCCAGGAAGCCATCAACAACGCCATCAAACACGGCAAGGCACGTAATATCTTGATCACCTTGAAGCCGGTGGATGGCAACATCTGCCTGACGGTGGCCGACGACGGCATTGGTTTTTCCAAAGAATCAACGCAAAGCACGGGTATGGGCCTCCAGATCATGAACTATCGCGCCGGCATGATCGGCGCTTCATTGGAAATCCGCCGCGCCAACGGCCGGGGCACCACTGTCACCTGCTCTTTCAGGCAACCTTTATGA
- a CDS encoding response regulator transcription factor, translated as MTTAKKAASASNRKRILIVDDHPMMRQGLAQLIGEEADLTICGEAEKASQALEGIGRLKPDLVLADISLPDKSGLELIKDMQAIKPGLAVLVISMHDESLYAERVLRAGGRGYIMKQEGGKKLMAAIRQVLDGKIYVSENISARILENLSGRHISGDGTPVDKLSDRELEVFQLIGEGKGTREIAAQLHLSIKTVEVHRAHIKEKLSLKTAPELVRSAVRWVETQQKV; from the coding sequence ATGACGACTGCCAAGAAAGCCGCTTCCGCAAGCAACAGGAAGCGCATCCTCATCGTGGATGACCATCCGATGATGCGTCAGGGGCTGGCCCAGCTCATCGGTGAGGAAGCGGACCTGACGATTTGCGGCGAGGCGGAGAAAGCCAGTCAGGCGCTCGAAGGGATTGGCAGGTTGAAACCGGATCTGGTATTGGCGGACATCTCGTTGCCCGACAAAAGCGGCTTGGAGTTGATCAAAGACATGCAGGCCATCAAACCCGGCCTCGCCGTGCTCGTCATCTCGATGCACGATGAATCGCTCTACGCCGAACGCGTCCTCCGAGCCGGCGGACGCGGCTACATCATGAAACAGGAGGGCGGCAAGAAATTGATGGCCGCCATCCGCCAGGTGTTGGACGGGAAGATTTATGTGAGCGAAAACATCTCGGCCCGGATACTGGAAAACCTGTCCGGTCGCCACATTTCGGGCGACGGCACGCCGGTTGATAAACTCTCCGATCGCGAATTGGAAGTCTTTCAACTCATCGGCGAAGGAAAAGGCACCCGGGAAATCGCCGCGCAACTCCATCTGAGTATCAAAACCGTCGAAGTCCATCGCGCGCACATCAAGGAAAAACTTTCCCTCAAGACGGCCCCAGAACTCGTTCGCTCGGCCGTGCGTTGGGTGGAAACCCAGCAAAAAGTCTAG
- a CDS encoding zinc-dependent alcohol dehydrogenase family protein yields MRAMVLDAARQPLREAEIPVPEPGKGQVLVRVHACAVCRTDLHVVDGELPHPKLPLVPGHEIIGTVSKAGEGAGRFAVGDRVGVPWLGWTCGACGFCQTQRENLCDAARFTGYTLDGGYSEYTVADARFCFPIPEIYSDAEAAPLMCAGLIGYRSLVKAGEARRLGIYGFGAAAHIVAQVARYQGRQVFAFTRPGDQEAQRFAKKLGAVWASGSDTLPPEQLDAVIIFAPVGALIPQALRAVRKGGAVVCGGIHMSDVPSFPYEILWEERSVCSVANLTRRDGEEFLALAPRVPVQTEVETFPLAQANEVLSRLREGKIHGAAVLVPNANSTR; encoded by the coding sequence ATGCGAGCCATGGTTCTGGATGCTGCACGGCAGCCGCTCCGCGAAGCCGAAATACCTGTGCCCGAACCCGGCAAGGGACAAGTCCTCGTCCGTGTTCACGCCTGCGCAGTGTGTCGCACAGATTTGCATGTTGTCGATGGTGAACTGCCGCATCCGAAATTGCCGCTGGTGCCGGGACACGAGATCATCGGGACGGTGAGCAAAGCAGGCGAGGGTGCCGGACGTTTTGCAGTGGGTGATCGAGTGGGTGTTCCGTGGCTGGGCTGGACTTGCGGTGCGTGCGGGTTCTGCCAGACGCAACGAGAAAATCTTTGTGATGCAGCGCGCTTCACCGGATACACGCTGGATGGCGGGTATTCCGAATACACGGTTGCGGATGCGCGCTTTTGTTTTCCAATTCCGGAAATTTACTCCGATGCAGAGGCAGCACCGTTGATGTGCGCTGGACTCATCGGGTATCGGTCACTCGTCAAGGCGGGCGAGGCGCGACGACTGGGAATCTATGGATTTGGCGCGGCGGCGCACATCGTGGCGCAAGTGGCGCGCTATCAAGGACGGCAAGTATTTGCGTTCACGCGGCCGGGAGATCAGGAGGCGCAACGGTTTGCGAAGAAACTTGGCGCAGTCTGGGCCAGCGGGTCCGACACGCTGCCGCCGGAGCAATTGGATGCGGTGATTATTTTCGCTCCCGTCGGCGCGCTGATCCCGCAAGCACTCAGAGCCGTCCGGAAGGGCGGCGCGGTGGTTTGCGGCGGCATTCACATGAGTGATGTGCCGTCGTTTCCCTATGAAATTCTTTGGGAGGAGCGCAGTGTTTGCTCCGTCGCGAATCTGACCCGTCGGGATGGCGAGGAGTTTCTGGCATTGGCGCCTCGCGTGCCAGTGCAAACGGAAGTTGAAACCTTTCCACTCGCTCAAGCCAACGAGGTATTGTCTCGATTGCGGGAGGGGAAAATTCACGGCGCCGCCGTTTTGGTGCCAAACGCCAATTCTACTCGCTAG
- the nuoB gene encoding NADH-quinone oxidoreductase subunit NuoB: MFEILRKSLGTGVVTTSYPATPPEVSIRARGRPEIDWANWKDARPAATICPTGAIDFKDTAVARTASLDLARCIFCGLCADVDKAIRMTNVCECAARSRNDLMTSASYSLRPDGTHDRLVSPPTTEKTQHGQLSASQRESLEVIGEQIKLRADKIFGRSLHIREVDAGSCNGCEVEIVGLNSPVYDIERFGIHFVASPRHADMLLVTGPVTRNLELALRKTHNAMPDPRLVVAVGACGCSGGIFGQNYATVGAVDAVLPVDVYIPGCPPNPHALLHGILLAMGRVSQPSTSGQVT, translated from the coding sequence ATGTTTGAAATCCTTCGCAAAAGTCTTGGCACTGGTGTCGTCACCACAAGTTACCCGGCCACGCCGCCGGAAGTTTCCATCCGCGCGCGCGGACGCCCGGAGATTGATTGGGCGAACTGGAAAGATGCCCGCCCCGCCGCCACGATTTGCCCGACCGGCGCGATCGATTTCAAGGACACTGCCGTTGCGCGCACGGCCAGCCTTGATCTGGCCCGGTGCATCTTCTGCGGCCTGTGCGCGGACGTGGACAAAGCCATTCGCATGACAAACGTCTGCGAATGCGCCGCACGGAGCCGGAACGATTTGATGACGAGCGCAAGTTACAGCCTCCGGCCCGACGGAACACATGACCGTCTCGTTTCACCACCGACAACTGAGAAAACCCAACACGGTCAACTGTCGGCCTCACAACGTGAATCGCTGGAAGTCATCGGAGAACAAATCAAGCTACGTGCGGACAAGATCTTTGGCCGCTCGCTGCATATCCGCGAAGTAGATGCCGGTTCGTGCAATGGTTGCGAGGTGGAGATTGTTGGCCTCAACAGTCCGGTTTACGACATCGAGCGTTTTGGCATTCACTTCGTCGCGTCGCCGCGCCACGCGGACATGCTGCTGGTAACCGGCCCTGTGACGCGGAACCTGGAATTGGCGTTGCGGAAAACGCACAACGCCATGCCCGATCCGCGGCTGGTGGTAGCCGTCGGGGCGTGCGGATGCAGCGGCGGCATCTTCGGCCAAAACTACGCAACCGTCGGCGCTGTGGATGCGGTCTTGCCCGTTGACGTTTATATCCCCGGTTGCCCACCGAATCCGCACGCGCTCCTGCACGGCATTCTTCTGGCGATGGGGCGTGTTTCCCAGCCTTCGACGTCTGGTCAAGTGACTTGA
- a CDS encoding NADH-quinone oxidoreductase subunit C, with product MNVLSSLQPILNEVKQRFGERLNAVVSPRANEVYVHAKMDLVAGFCAHLYRKWKARLVSLFADDARPSDGVFHLYYVFALDAAHSFITLRVPVSPEQPEFTSLTNALPSVNWQEREIQDLFGLKLIGHPNPRRCALHDDWPEVYPLRKNFELRTKLPPFEGERHHFRTVEGEGVFQVPVGPVHAGIIEPGHFRFSVAGEPVLYLQIRLFYTHKATEKLFENLPVQHCVRLAESISGDSGFAHATAFCHAVERLAGVEVPPRARVLRSICLELERLYNHIADIGAICTDVAFVTAHMHAMRLKERVLRVNETLTGNRLLRGMACLGGVRFDWDHDQLKTLAQLVAELKPEFESLVKLIEGSSSTLDRLEHAGVLKPEVARDLGVVGIAGRASGFDHDLRRDFPHAAYDQVKVHVPVYQVGDVEHRMQVRIDEVRESLSLIEQFTARLPNGPLSVELGELPADSVALGYVEGWRGEIFHWIRTAPGNRLARCKVKDPSLQNWPAMSEAILGNIIPDFPVVNKSFNLSYSGTDR from the coding sequence ATGAATGTCCTTTCCTCACTCCAACCCATCTTGAACGAAGTCAAACAACGCTTCGGCGAACGGCTCAACGCCGTGGTCTCGCCGCGCGCCAACGAGGTTTATGTTCACGCCAAAATGGATCTGGTCGCGGGCTTCTGCGCGCATCTGTATCGCAAGTGGAAGGCGCGTCTGGTGAGCCTGTTTGCCGACGATGCCCGGCCCAGCGACGGCGTGTTTCACCTGTATTATGTTTTCGCGCTCGACGCGGCGCACAGTTTCATCACCTTGCGTGTGCCGGTGTCGCCCGAACAACCTGAATTCACTTCGCTTACGAACGCCTTGCCGTCCGTCAACTGGCAGGAGCGCGAAATCCAGGACCTCTTCGGCTTGAAACTGATCGGTCACCCAAACCCACGCCGATGCGCATTGCACGACGACTGGCCGGAAGTCTATCCGCTCCGCAAGAATTTTGAACTGCGCACGAAGCTCCCGCCGTTCGAGGGCGAGCGACACCATTTCCGCACGGTGGAGGGTGAAGGCGTGTTTCAGGTGCCGGTCGGTCCGGTGCATGCGGGCATCATCGAGCCGGGACATTTCCGGTTCAGTGTCGCGGGCGAGCCGGTCCTCTATCTGCAAATCCGGCTTTTCTACACGCACAAAGCGACGGAGAAACTTTTTGAGAACCTGCCCGTCCAACATTGCGTGCGTCTAGCCGAGAGTATTTCCGGCGACTCGGGCTTCGCGCACGCTACGGCATTTTGCCATGCGGTCGAGCGCCTTGCCGGAGTAGAAGTTCCGCCGCGCGCGCGCGTGTTGCGCTCGATTTGCCTGGAACTGGAGCGCCTCTACAACCACATCGCCGACATCGGCGCGATTTGCACGGACGTGGCTTTCGTGACCGCCCACATGCACGCGATGCGACTCAAGGAACGCGTGTTGCGCGTCAACGAAACCCTCACCGGCAACCGGCTCTTGCGCGGCATGGCCTGTTTGGGCGGCGTGCGCTTCGATTGGGACCACGACCAACTCAAGACGCTCGCGCAACTTGTCGCGGAATTGAAACCCGAGTTCGAGTCACTGGTGAAACTCATTGAAGGTTCGTCCTCGACACTCGATCGGCTGGAACACGCCGGTGTGCTCAAACCCGAAGTCGCGCGCGACCTTGGCGTGGTCGGCATCGCAGGCCGCGCTTCCGGATTCGACCACGATTTGCGCCGCGACTTTCCGCACGCGGCTTACGATCAGGTTAAAGTCCACGTGCCCGTCTATCAGGTCGGCGACGTGGAACATCGGATGCAGGTGCGGATCGACGAAGTACGCGAGTCGCTTTCGTTGATTGAACAATTCACGGCCAGGTTGCCGAACGGCCCGCTGAGCGTCGAACTCGGCGAGTTGCCCGCCGACAGCGTAGCGCTCGGCTACGTGGAAGGCTGGCGCGGGGAGATTTTTCATTGGATTCGAACCGCGCCCGGCAACCGGCTGGCACGCTGCAAGGTCAAAGATCCTTCGCTGCAAAACTGGCCGGCGATGAGCGAGGCGATCCTCGGCAATATCATTCCGGATTTCCCGGTCGTGAACAAAAGTTTCAACCTTTCGTATTCAGGGACTGATCGATGA
- a CDS encoding hydrogenase 4 subunit F — protein sequence MTLPLLLLIPVCGGLLCLVTSTRVWWERSNLLAFLLLVPLAFLVGADVLQHGAVSALGGFLRADALSALVIGLTVFVALACAIYAVGYLREDVRAGRITEAQLRRYYVLTPLFVASMLLVPLADNLGVMWVAIESTTLASVLLVTFYNQKTSFEAGWKYIIIGSVGISLALFGTVITYYSAVDVLGVDTHQGMNWSVLVQVAEKFDQRAMRLAFILVLLGYGTKAGLAPMHTWKPDAYAEAPVPSAALLGAGFINCALYGIIRFDVLAEKCLGHEFPGKLLAGFGVSSILVAAPFILTQRNFRRILAYSSIDHAGIMVAALGFGGKLGALGVSLHMLFHAVTKPLMFFCAGNVQQHYATPYFRNVTGVMRTLPWTGGLFLMATLAVTGTPPLSIFQSEFIALSAALAADRSGLAFLFIAGVVTIFTGFLVHMAKMNLGAPRHDAPSVAVECPWKLGAMVLVAVPIITLGWWLPGPLHQLVQRTAQIVGGSP from the coding sequence ATGACACTTCCGCTTCTCCTGCTCATTCCAGTTTGTGGCGGTCTGCTTTGTCTGGTGACCAGCACGCGCGTTTGGTGGGAGCGGTCGAACCTGCTCGCCTTCCTGCTGCTCGTCCCGCTCGCGTTCTTGGTGGGCGCGGATGTGTTGCAACACGGCGCAGTTTCAGCCCTCGGTGGTTTCCTGCGCGCCGACGCTCTGAGCGCCTTGGTGATTGGCCTCACAGTGTTCGTCGCACTAGCCTGCGCGATCTATGCCGTCGGCTATTTGCGCGAGGACGTGCGTGCGGGCCGCATCACGGAAGCGCAGTTGCGACGTTATTACGTGCTCACGCCGCTGTTCGTCGCGTCGATGCTGCTCGTGCCGTTGGCCGACAACCTCGGCGTGATGTGGGTCGCCATCGAGAGCACCACGCTGGCGTCAGTGTTGCTCGTGACGTTCTACAATCAGAAGACTTCTTTCGAAGCGGGTTGGAAATACATCATCATCGGCAGCGTCGGCATTTCGCTCGCCTTGTTCGGCACCGTCATCACATATTATTCCGCAGTCGATGTGCTCGGAGTGGACACACATCAGGGCATGAACTGGAGTGTCCTGGTGCAAGTCGCGGAAAAATTCGACCAGCGGGCGATGCGGCTGGCGTTCATTCTCGTGCTGCTGGGCTACGGCACCAAGGCCGGCCTTGCGCCCATGCACACGTGGAAACCCGACGCCTACGCCGAAGCACCAGTGCCGAGCGCGGCGTTGCTCGGCGCGGGCTTCATCAACTGCGCTCTCTACGGCATCATCCGTTTCGATGTGCTGGCGGAGAAATGTCTGGGCCACGAGTTCCCTGGCAAATTACTGGCGGGATTCGGCGTCTCTTCGATTCTCGTCGCTGCGCCGTTCATTCTCACGCAACGGAATTTTCGTCGCATCCTGGCTTATTCGAGCATTGACCACGCGGGTATCATGGTGGCGGCGCTGGGCTTCGGCGGCAAACTCGGCGCGCTGGGTGTCTCGTTGCACATGCTCTTTCACGCCGTGACCAAGCCCCTCATGTTCTTCTGCGCCGGCAATGTCCAGCAACATTATGCGACGCCTTACTTCCGGAATGTCACCGGCGTGATGCGCACGTTGCCTTGGACGGGCGGGCTGTTCCTGATGGCGACGCTGGCCGTAACCGGCACGCCCCCGCTCAGTATTTTCCAAAGCGAGTTCATTGCCCTGAGCGCGGCGCTGGCGGCGGACCGGAGCGGATTGGCGTTCCTGTTCATCGCGGGTGTGGTGACCATATTCACCGGCTTCCTCGTGCACATGGCGAAGATGAATCTTGGCGCACCGCGACACGACGCACCCAGTGTGGCTGTTGAATGTCCGTGGAAACTGGGCGCGATGGTGCTGGTGGCCGTGCCGATCATCACGCTGGGTTGGTGGCTGCCGGGGCCGCTCCATCAACTTGTGCAACGGACCGCACAGATCGTCGGAGGTTCGCCATGA
- a CDS encoding hydrogenase 4 subunit F, with protein MSLLAPILIVPLSAGLLCLLVRSRRAMQGLNVLAFAATLVLGVCLILEVLARDEVNEWNAFFRADALSAFMVLLISVVSLATSLYAGRYFQRDLAANVVTTGRVREFFVLTPLFAAGMFLVVLANNLGVMWAAVEGTALTSVLLVALYNRRTSLEAAWKYVMLGGLGLALALFGTVLLYAAASKDQTERLPSFNWSHLMSVAHELDPRLVKLAFAFALVGYGTKAGLAPMHTWLPDAHSEAPSPTSAMLSGVSLKIALYALLRFHILTTACVDSAFSRHLLLGFGLFSMFLAAPFILVQRNLKRMLAYSSLEHVGLICVGIAMNTSVTIFGALLHMGYHALTKPVLFFAAGNIHQTFHTLEFRLIGSGVVKVLPVTVLLMGLAAMAAAGLPPFGLFFSELTVISGGIAAGKVAVSVLVLVALIACFCGILQQLTRILLGARQRERTSDARPTDGLAAMALLLGALLVFSVWLPGPLLELMRQAAGIIGGKP; from the coding sequence ATGAGCTTGCTTGCGCCGATTCTCATCGTTCCGCTTTCCGCTGGCCTGCTTTGTCTGCTGGTTCGGTCACGGCGGGCGATGCAAGGGCTGAACGTGCTCGCGTTCGCAGCAACGCTGGTGCTGGGCGTGTGTCTGATCCTCGAAGTGCTGGCGCGTGATGAGGTCAATGAGTGGAATGCGTTTTTTCGCGCCGATGCATTGAGCGCGTTCATGGTATTGCTTATCTCGGTGGTGTCGCTGGCGACGTCGCTTTACGCCGGGCGTTACTTTCAGCGTGACCTCGCCGCCAACGTTGTCACGACGGGCCGGGTGCGTGAATTCTTCGTGCTCACGCCGTTGTTTGCGGCCGGGATGTTCCTCGTCGTGCTGGCGAACAATCTCGGCGTCATGTGGGCGGCGGTGGAAGGCACGGCGCTGACGTCGGTGTTGTTGGTGGCGCTCTACAATCGCCGCACCTCGTTGGAAGCAGCGTGGAAATACGTCATGCTCGGCGGCCTGGGACTGGCGCTGGCGTTGTTCGGCACGGTGCTGCTCTACGCCGCCGCCAGCAAAGACCAAACCGAACGGTTGCCCAGCTTCAACTGGTCGCACCTGATGAGCGTGGCGCATGAACTTGACCCCCGGCTGGTGAAATTGGCCTTCGCCTTCGCGCTCGTCGGTTACGGCACCAAGGCCGGTCTGGCGCCCATGCACACCTGGCTGCCCGACGCGCACAGCGAAGCGCCTTCACCCACCAGCGCCATGCTCTCCGGGGTGTCGCTGAAGATCGCGCTCTATGCGCTGCTGCGATTTCACATTCTGACCACGGCATGCGTTGACTCCGCGTTCAGTCGTCACCTGCTGCTCGGTTTCGGACTGTTCTCCATGTTTCTGGCAGCGCCGTTCATCCTCGTGCAACGAAATCTCAAGCGGATGCTGGCTTATTCGAGTCTCGAACACGTCGGCCTCATTTGTGTCGGCATCGCCATGAACACGTCCGTGACCATCTTTGGCGCGCTGCTTCACATGGGCTATCACGCGCTGACCAAGCCGGTGCTGTTTTTCGCCGCGGGTAACATCCATCAAACTTTTCACACTCTGGAATTCCGCCTCATCGGATCGGGCGTGGTGAAGGTGCTCCCGGTGACGGTGTTGTTGATGGGGCTGGCCGCCATGGCGGCGGCGGGCCTGCCACCCTTCGGCTTGTTCTTCAGCGAACTCACCGTAATCAGCGGGGGCATCGCAGCAGGCAAAGTGGCTGTGAGCGTGCTCGTGCTGGTGGCGCTCATTGCGTGTTTCTGCGGCATCCTGCAACAGCTCACGCGCATCCTGCTGGGTGCGCGGCAGCGCGAGCGCACCAGCGACGCGCGCCCAACCGACGGACTGGCAGCGATGGCGCTGCTGCTTGGCGCGTTATTGGTTTTCAGCGTGTGGCTACCGGGGCCGCTGCTCGAATTGATGCGCCAAGCGGCGGGAATCATTGGAGGGAAACCATGA
- a CDS encoding hydrogenase gives MNLLSTIEISSQLVTLMAALMLVVQLLMVVQRMLFTNIRLFAIQSLLLAGIATVVAYAHHAGHVYIVAVLTFIGKVLFLPWLLNRLVRRIQIHQEIEPLLNAPASMLVCGGLTLLGYVVARPFTSLERLGNNTLAVAITLLLTGFFLMINRRKAITQVLALLTIENGVMLAAVALTSYGMPLVVELGIFFDVMVAVMVLGILVYRIRESFASMDTSKLNQLKG, from the coding sequence ATGAACCTACTTTCAACCATTGAAATCAGCTCGCAACTCGTCACGCTCATGGCGGCGCTCATGCTCGTGGTGCAACTGCTCATGGTCGTGCAGCGCATGTTGTTCACGAACATCCGGCTGTTCGCCATCCAGTCGTTGTTGCTCGCGGGCATCGCCACCGTTGTTGCTTACGCGCATCACGCCGGGCATGTTTACATTGTCGCCGTGCTCACGTTCATCGGCAAAGTCTTGTTCCTGCCCTGGCTGTTGAACCGCCTGGTGCGCCGCATTCAAATCCACCAGGAAATCGAACCGCTCCTCAATGCGCCCGCCTCGATGCTTGTTTGCGGTGGACTCACCTTGCTCGGCTACGTCGTCGCGCGCCCGTTCACCTCGCTCGAACGGTTGGGCAACAACACGCTGGCCGTTGCCATCACGCTCCTGCTCACCGGCTTCTTCCTTATGATCAACCGCCGCAAAGCCATCACGCAGGTCCTCGCGCTGCTCACGATCGAAAACGGCGTGATGCTCGCGGCCGTGGCACTCACCAGCTACGGCATGCCGCTGGTGGTCGAGCTGGGAATTTTCTTCGACGTGATGGTGGCGGTGATGGTGCTGGGCATCTTGGTCTATCGCATCCGCGAAAGTTTCGCTTCGATGGACACCAGCAAGCTCAACCAGTTGAAGGGATGA
- a CDS encoding respiratory chain complex I subunit 1 family protein: MNLDPLALLLQTALLLLLAPLVSGVIKNWKAKLQNRRGPRIWQVYSDVLKFLRKDMVISEHASWVFSFAPYAVFITSLLVGLMVPMLTTQAPLSLFGGALAVIGLLALGRFALALAGLDPGSAFGGMGSSREMTLSAIAEPAMMLSIFTVAITAGSTDLSQIVQATQGPTWKLLNPTHALAFAALFIVLLAETGRIPVDNPATHLELTMIHEAMLLEYSGRYLAFMEWGASIKQLVLMTLLVNVFFPIGIASEATPAALGLSLLLYGLKLLALSAAVVLVETTNAKLRLFRVPDLLSAAFVLATLALLSTFLFQ; the protein is encoded by the coding sequence ATGAACCTCGACCCGCTCGCTCTGCTGTTGCAAACGGCTCTGCTGCTCCTGCTCGCGCCGCTGGTGAGCGGTGTCATCAAGAACTGGAAGGCCAAACTGCAAAACCGTCGCGGCCCACGAATCTGGCAGGTTTACTCCGATGTGCTGAAATTTCTGCGCAAGGACATGGTGATTTCCGAGCACGCCTCTTGGGTGTTTTCGTTTGCGCCTTATGCCGTGTTCATCACGTCGCTGCTCGTGGGTCTGATGGTGCCGATGTTGACCACGCAAGCGCCATTGAGCCTGTTCGGCGGCGCGCTCGCGGTCATCGGCTTGCTCGCGCTCGGGCGCTTCGCTCTCGCACTGGCCGGACTCGATCCTGGCAGTGCCTTCGGCGGCATGGGCAGCAGTCGCGAGATGACGCTCTCGGCCATCGCCGAGCCGGCGATGATGCTTTCGATTTTCACCGTCGCCATCACTGCCGGGTCCACCGACCTGAGCCAGATCGTGCAAGCCACGCAAGGGCCGACATGGAAGCTGCTCAACCCGACGCACGCGCTGGCATTCGCCGCCCTGTTCATCGTGCTGCTGGCTGAGACCGGTCGCATTCCCGTTGATAATCCGGCCACTCACCTTGAGTTAACGATGATCCACGAAGCGATGCTGCTCGAATACTCCGGCCGCTACCTCGCGTTCATGGAATGGGGCGCGTCGATCAAACAACTCGTGTTGATGACGCTGCTCGTGAACGTCTTTTTCCCAATCGGCATCGCGAGTGAAGCAACGCCTGCTGCGCTGGGTCTGAGCCTGTTGCTCTACGGATTGAAACTGCTGGCGCTCTCGGCGGCAGTTGTGCTGGTCGAAACGACCAACGCCAAGCTGCGTCTGTTCCGCGTGCCCGACCTGTTGAGCGCCGCGTTTGTGCTCGCGACGCTCGCGTTGCTGTCCACATTTCTATTTCAATGA